GTAGTGTACATGGAAACAAGATGCAGCAAAAACGAAGCAGCCACATCCCACAGATTGAAACCCCTAGGTGGAACAGCACCCAACTCTCTTCACAGCTGAAACATCTGTACTGACATCAATTTTCTCTCCTTTGGAAGGAACAGCTGAAGCAGCTGCATCATCTCCAGTCTCCATGGCCTTCTTGCTAACGATACGGTAGATCTGCGTAAGAACTTCGGCAAATGCGTTATCGACGTTGGTTGCTTCAAGAGCAGAAGTCTCCATGAAGAAGAGGGACTCCCTCTCAGCAAAGGATTTCCCATCCTCAGTTGAGACTGCCACAAGGTGACGAAGATCTGATTTATTGCCAATGAGCATCACCACAATGTTTGGATCGGTGTGATCCCTCAACTCCCTTAACCACCTTTCGACACTTTCAAAAGTGGAATGCCTTGTCACGTCGTACACAAGCAGTGCACCAACAGCCCCTCGGTAGTAAGCACTGGTTATGGCACGGTACCTAAAACTCAATAAACAAGGTCAGACAGTGGATAGGATATATAGGGCACACAAAAGGAAATATGCATAAAAACCTCAAAAGCTGATCacgaaaaaacaaatgaatatCCACAATTCCACATAACAATGCTGTAAACACCAATACAATCGTCATATaccttcttttttataagtaagaaaatgaaGGCGTCCTAAATATATAGAGAGTATacaaaagaacacaaaaacaGAGAGCAAAAAAGACgagagaaacaagaagaaaaaaaacccataaagaCCCAACCACAGCGGAAAACCCAAAACACCCCAACAAAAACTCAAAACCCTCTATGACATTACATCACAGCAACCCTCTTGCTTTTGCCCGAGTAGAACCAAGACTCCTAACATCATAACTGATATCGCACTCAAGGTTATGAAGTTCTCTATTCCCTTTAACTTTAGGAGTGGAGACGGGGACCTCAAGACGTTATCCCTCAACCATTTGAGCCGGGACAtccaaaaaaaacccttacGTTCCCCTTGAAGGAAATACCCACAGTTTGGAGGAAAACACAACGTCAAACACTGCCCCGGGAGAACCTACAACCTCATTGAAAACACCTCCCTTCTAAGATTCACTCACCTCAAGCAGCGGGGAAGAATGGCTGGGCGGAAGAAAGAACCCATGCCGACAAAAGCTGACCGAAGGCTCCCTAACTGCCACGAACTCCAAAGGTGGGGAAGGATGATAGCCCAGCAGAGAAGGAGAGGTGGTGATCGCTGCCAAAGACTCAGCTAACAAAAACTTGTTCAGCTGTCCATCCTTTCACTTCCAAGAACACCTCATCACTGACTTAGACTCCGAATGATAGATAGGCGCGCCAGACTCCGACATCACGGGAAGCGAGAAACGAAGTCGTTAACCCAACTCTTCTGCCCAGGAGGAAACACTAGTAAAAGCTAAACCACATCCTGCTTTCCAAGCCTGGGAAACTTTCGCCTAACCCGGAGCCATCGCAAGAGAAGCTTGTTGTGAAGAACACAAGACCCCTGAGAAGTCACGAACAAAAACTAGATTCAGGGAAAGCGAACCAAGGCCTTAGCTCAGCAACTCCAGAGAAGAGAGGGGAGGGACCAATGAAGAAGGTGCTGGACCCAATATAGCAGAGACCTCACCCAACTTGGACAGAGATTCAGCCAGACCAAAAGCACTATTGGTGAAATTTGGAGACACCGGAGAAGAGGACGCTAACTAGGATGAGAAACCAAACCCCATTGAAGCAAACCCGACCAGAGGCGGCTCAACAACCGCCGAAGAAGCCACTAGCCCACCAAACGACCGGTCAGGAGAACCCACCGCTTCCGACACTGGAGAAAAAGCCGCTGAAGGCGAGTAAAGGCCCTGACTCGAGAGATCAAAACCCACACCCGCTGAGAAAAAATAAGAACCAAAACCCGGAACAAGACCCGACTTATTGGCCTTCTTAACGCTGGCCTAAAGCCCCATTTCCCGAATCCAACCCATAACCGGGCCCCTCTAACCACAAAATAAACTCTCTTAAAAACCCGGCCCAAGCCCCTACTGCCTAAGAAGCGTTTCAGCCCAACAGGAAAAAACCTACCCAAATTACGTTTGGACCCGCAAACTCAATTCAACCAAACACCAGAGATCTCGAGAAGCTTCCTGAAAATCCCTTTCCCCTCTTACCCCTGAGATTCACCTGCACACACGACGTCACGCCTACCTCTACTAAAGCCACTGCTGCTGCTTCGAAACCTAAAATCTCTGATGTTGCTTCGATCCAAGGAGCCATTAGCGCGACGGTCAATCCCCCAAGGAACGATTGGGGACGTCTCCAATGTGGAACAATCCACTACCTGCCAGACCGTCGCCTACTCCAAACTCAGTGGAAGAAGCTTCTCCACCTCACACCGAGCCACCTCAGTCAACTGGACCAAAAGCCCACCACTAATGAAAGGGAAGGTAGGCTTCGAACGCACCACCTCCGCAAACGATAGAGAGCCCGCTGCCTTTCCCGGGCAATCACCCACCGAAGCACCACCAACAAACGAAGCCTTGACTGTGGCTTCAAGAAAAGTCAGGGCTTTACTCAGCTCCTCGGAAACACGGGTCTAGCCCCGCCCATCCCGGCCTTCAGGAAACATGGTCATCCCTCTCCGACAGCCCACGACGTAGACCGCCACCTCCAAAAACCGACCACATCTGTTCCCACCACTCCGAACAATGGTTACACCCAAGAAAGAAAGGCCAATCGACGATGTGAGAAATATCATGAAAGATCCCATAAATTCTGTTGCATTCTTGATGTCATCATATATCTAATTagaataatgctagaaaccacatttttatcccacaactaTTTCACAATACTGACATGATAGTCTCAACCAATCATTGATTGAGACTGTCACATCAGCATTGTGAGATCAATGAAGGATAACAATGTGgtttctagcatttttcatcTAATTAACTGGTAAAGTAACTCATCCAACATATCATCATCATTAATTAGAGCTTCCCCTATCCATCCTGATAACAATTGTAG
This DNA window, taken from Alnus glutinosa chromosome 5, dhAlnGlut1.1, whole genome shotgun sequence, encodes the following:
- the LOC133867988 gene encoding ras-related protein RABA1d, whose product is MAGYRAEDDYDYLFKVVLIGDSGVGKSNLLSRFTRNEFSLESKSTIGVEFATRSLNVDGKVIKAQIWDTAGQERYRAITSAYYRGAVGALLVYDVTRHSTFESVERWLRELRDHTDPNIVVMLIGNKSDLRHLVAVSTEDGKSFAERESLFFMETSALEATNVDNAFAEVLTQIYRIVSKKAMETGDDAAASAVPSKGEKIDVSTDVSAVKRVGCCST